The sequence CCATATGGAAAGAGTACTGTTTATGGTAACCTAAAATTACCCTAGTGTAACAGTTGAAAATTCCCCTAGAGGAAATATATAATATCCCTATGACATCATAGGGGAGGACAGGGGAGTGATTACTTTAATGAATAAACAAGAAATTATTTTATCAAATTTAAGAGATGGGGTTTCTCAATGGGAAATCCATAGAAGGACAGGCATTGACCGTAAGACAATTAGAAAGTATATCAGAGAGTATGAGGCAAAGAAGGCAGAATTAGTAGGAAATGAAATAGAAGATACTACTCTAATCGAAGATTTAGTATCACCACCAAAGTATAAGGCAAGAAAGCCAGTGAAGAGAAAATTGACTGATGAAATTATTGGCGAGATCAATAACTACCTAAAAGAAAATGAAGAGAAACAAAATACAGGTAGAAGAAAGCAGCAAAAGAAGAAGATTGATATATTTGAGTGCCTATCCGAGAAAGGCTATGACATAAGCTATTCAACTGTCTGTAGCTATATTAGAAAGGTTGAAAAAGAAAGTAAGGAAGCCTACATTCGTCAAGAATACTCATATGGAGATAGTACTGAGTTTGATTGGGGTTATGTAAAGTTAATAATTGGAGGAAAGCCAAAGACTTTTCAGATGGGAGCATTTGCAAATGCCATGGGGAACCACCGGTATGCTCACCTTTATCACAATCAGAAAATGGAGAGTTTCCTTGACGTTCATGTGCGTTTTTTCAAAAAAATGAATGGTGTCCATCGGACAGTAGTATACGATAACATGAAAGTAGCAGTAAAAAGCTTTGCTGCTAAGAATGAAAAGGAACCAACTGATGACTTACTAAAACTATCTCTTTATTATGGATTTAGATATCGATTTTGCAATATAGCCAAAGGGAATGAAAAAGGTCGAGTTGAGCGAAGTGTTGAGTACATTAGAAGAAAGGCATTTAGTAAAAGGGACACCTTTGATAGCTTAGAAGAAGCTAATGAGTATTTAGAAAAAGAACTAGATAAACTTAACTCAAAGCCCACAAAAGCAAATGGCGGGAAAAGCCCTAGGGAGGTTTTAGAGGAAGAACAAAAGCACCTCCTTTCCCTAATGCCTGATTATGATACTGCAAGAACAGCAGAGTATAGAGTTAGTAAATACTCAACAATAAGCATTGATGAAAATAAATATTCTGTACCTGATCACTTGGTAGGAAAGTTCGTTTTCGTTAAGATATATCCTCACCAAATCCAGATTTATTATGACCAACAGAAAATTGCAGAACATAAAAGAAGTTATGGCAACTTTACTTGGACACTTAATATTGAGCACTACGTTAATACAATAAAAAAGAAGCCTGGGTCCCTTCATTCAAGCGCCGCCATACGCCAAATGGATACCAAGCTCCAAAAAATATATCATAACTATTATACCGAAAATCCTAGAGAATTCATAGAGCTTCTTGAAATTATTGGCGAAAAAGGTCTATATCCAACATTAAAAATCATAGAAAGACTTGAAAGAATCAGCATAACCAGTGTTAGCACAGAGAAGATAAAACTGCTGATTAACAGAGAAGAGGAACCACAAACAAAGATTATTGAAAGGACTACTGATATTATTGCAAACTCAAAGTTCATATTAAATCACTATGGAAAACTCTTAGGCAATAATCAAGCAGCCTTTCAAAAGGAGGCTACGATAATATGATGCAGAAAGAGACCATTAAAAGAATTAATGAACTTTGTAAAGAATTGAAGCTGCCAGGAACTAGCAAAGATTATCAAGAAAGGATAGATGAAGCCTACAGAGGAAGTTTATCTTATGAGGACTTTTTAATTGACCTTTTAGAAAAAGAATATGATTTGCGGAAAGAAAATGGTCGTAAAAACCGCATAAGAAACGCTAAATTCCCCTACAAAAAGTACCTAGAAGACCTTTCCATTAAAGACCTACCTGCTGATGCAGGGGAAAAAGTTAAAATCTTCTCCACCCTAAAATTCATAGAGACAGGTCAAAACATAATACTAGCTGGAAACCCAGGGACTGGTAAGAGTCACATGGCCATCGGACTAGGCATAAAAGCCTGTAATGCGGGCTACAAGGTTTTGTTTACAACAATACCTCTACTAGTTAATGAGCTTAAAGAATGCCGCTCACAGAAGACTCTTAGAAGCTTTGAGAACCGTTTTGAAAAATATGATTTGATCATAGCAGACGAGCTTGGATATATATCCTTTGATAAAGAAGCATCCGAACTACTTTTTACTTACTTATCTTTAAGAGCGGGGAGAAAGTCGACTATCATAACAACCAATCTTTCTTTTGATCGCTGGGAAGAGATTTTCAAAGATCCAGTTATGACTGCTGCAATGGTAGATCGCTTAACTCACAAGTCTTACATTGTAAATATGAACGGTAACTCCTATCGCTTAAAAGAAACTCAAGACTGGCTAAATCAGCAATAATTTTTTTGCTCCTCTAGGGGAAAATTAAATTACTATTTAGAGGAATTTTCAGTTGACAATTACAAGTACAGAAGACTATATAATTACACTTAATGAAAACAACTATAGTCTCAATAATATATGTCATGAAAAAATAAATAATATTCCTGATGGCAGTGGAGAATCCCTTGCACAAATAGAAATAAAAGAAAAATTTATTTTAGCAATTAATCCCATACAAATAACCATTAGAGAAAAAGGTACTAATCGAATACATATTGAGGACAATATATTTATACTTCAATCTTTAAGATATGAATTTGATAAGAAATATTATTACAAGGAAGACGAAGCTATTCTAACAGGACTGTATGCAGATGATATTAATTTAGCCGAAAAGGTAAATGACTCTACTAAAATAAATCTCAGAAAAAATAAATCGTATAAAACTCAAATTTTACATAAAAACAATAGGTACTGGCTAACCATTGAAATCCCAATACTATACTGGAAGTTTGATAATGTAAAATCAGATATGAAAACAAGCAGATATATTTGGCATGAAGACGTAGAAACTTACAATCTTTTCATCAACTATCCAAGTGATATTAAACCACCAGGGCTGCATGTAATAACAGAAAGCAGTATTGAAGTTATTCAAGGAAAATTCACAAGGGAGGGCTACAAATATTCACTAGAGTACCTGTTTAAAGTCACAAACCAAGGCCCCATATCACTTGGGGTGATAATAGACGGTAACCAAGAGGCAATCACAGAGATTCACTTTAATCCTGTGATTAAAAACCTAAGTGTAGCCTACTATGACAATAATTCTCTTATCAATGGACTAGTTGCAAGCTGGAGCTTTTTAGGAAGTGGAGAACTCTCAGCAGATATTGTATACTCCGAAACCTCAAAAGTGATAAAAAACTATAAACTTAAAAAAGGTCAGCAAATTTTAGATAAGAAGATAGAACTATTTTATGGTGAGCATGAAATTAAACTATATCAAGTTCAGGAAGATGACTTTTTTGTAGGCTCAGAAGTTCGAACTGACCTTGCCCAACAAGAGTTCATTGTTGGAGATCCGATAATTGTAAAAACGAAAAGCAAAATATTGAAGTGTAAAAAGTGCCTTTGTGAAGACATAGAGTATGATGTTCAAAACTTTTATCTAAAGGACTTAAGGTTTTCCTCAAAATGGGGGCACTATGTGGCTACGGGGTATTACCTTAAAAGGGATAAATACACAGGACAAGAACGAATATGGTACTTTACGAAACACAACCCATTTGAACTTAGACTACTAAACCAAGAAGATAATCAGTACATATTTGAAATAGTGGATAAAGATCAAGATGGTTTGATCTATGATAAACAAACAACCAACATTAATCCAGTATACGAAGATGGTGATGTTTCTAGGTTCAAACTCATTGATGAGGTAGTTTTAGAAATAATAGAATGAGGTGATAAAAATGGGATTAAATCCTATTTCAGCTTCTGATAGCATTGTAAAAAAATATTTAAGATATATGGAAACAACCTTCTTTATAAACGATAAGGACTATATGAAACAGTTTAAGAAACATATTTCAAAGCCAGAGCATTTTGCCAAAGGGCCATACCTGGATTTTTCAGACTCCTTCGAACTTGGAAAGAGTATTAATGACCTTATGGCAGAAGGTATCCTAAGTGAAGAATTCCAAAAACTGTATATAAACGAACCCAAATTGCTATCAAGAAGTCTTTACAAGCATCAGGAACTAGCCATTAGAAAAATAACTGATGAACTAAACCTAGTAGTTTCCACGGGGACAGGCTCAGGTAAAACAGAATCCTTCTTACTACCAATAGTAAATCATTTAATGAAAGAAAAAGATGATAACAACCTAAGCGCAGGTGTCAGAGCCTTAGTAGTTTATCCAATGAATGCATTGGCAAATGATCAAATGAAAAGAATGCGAGAACTATTCGCAGCCTATCCAGACATAACATTCGGTGCATATACTGGGGAAACTGAAAAAGACGATGTAAAGGGTAAAGCAAAGTATATGGCACTAAATAATGGTCAACAACCTTTACCAAATGAAAAAATCTCAAGAAACCAAATGAAAGATAGTCCTCCTCAAATCCTTATAACGAACTATGCAATGCTAGAATATCTGTTACTTAGGCCACAAGACAACGTATTTTTTCATGGGCCCCATTCAGATAAGTGGAAATACATAGTTTTAGATGAAGCTCACACATATACAGGTGCCACAGGGATAGAGGTCTCAATGTTACTGAGGAGACTAAAGAATACTCTAAGTAATAATAATAAAATTAAGTTCATACTTACTAGTGCAACATTAGGTGATGAAGATGATAATCAAGAAATCTGCGATTTTGCATCACAACTTTGCGCAGGAGCAAAATTTGACACAGAAAGTATAGTAAGGGCATTTAGATATTCCTACTTTAATTCTAAAGGTTCTAAAAAATATCCTAGTGAAATCTACTTGGAGCTTAATAATCTAATAGAAGAAAACGCATCATTAGAAAAATATAAAGAAACCATTACTAAGTTCGACTCTGAATTTACAAGTAAATCCGAAACTGTACCCAATTTCCTCTATGATTTTATTGTTCAAGATAACCTTTACTATGAAGCGAGAAGGGTACTTGTAAATGAGCCAGCTACACTAAGAAATATATCAAATGAACTATCAATAAAAGAAACGGAATTAGTAGCATTTGTAACAGTTGCTAGCAAAGCGGAAAAAGATAATATCATGCTATTAGATGCAAGATACCATATGTTCGTTAGAGCCTTGGAAGGAGCATATTTAACTCTAGGATGCCATAAAGACCTATCCATAATTCCCCGTGAGAAAACATATGTCAATGGACAAGAACATAAAAACTACAAAATTTCGGTTTGCAGATACTGTGGGCAAATATACATAGAGGCAACAATAGAAGGCTCTTTCTTAACCCAGAAAAAGGAAAACGAGGCTACGGAGAAAAACAACTTTTTTATGCTAATTGATGGTCAAAATCATGAATCAACAGACGAAGATATAATAGATACGGAAGAAGAACAAATATACAACCTTTGTGGTAAATGTGGAAAAATTGAAAAGGCAAATGTATTAAGAAGCCAAATGTGTCACTGTGGACAAGCACACGTAGTAAAAGTAAAAGAACCAATAGATAAAAAGAAGACTTTGAAAAAATGTATGAGTTGCGGATTACAAGATACTCAGGGAAGTGTTCTAAGGGGATTTTACTTAGGACAAGAAGCTGCAGCCAGCGTTATAGGGTCCAGTCTTTACGAAGAAATTCCATCTATACATGTGGAAGTGTTGGAACAAACCCATCACTATGAAGATGACTTTTTTGGAAGCCTTACTAGTAGCACAGTAAGCGTAAAAGATGTTATAAATAAACCCACTGCAAAACAGTTATTAGTTTTCTCTGACAGTAGACAAGAAGCTGCTTACTTCGCAAGTTATTTTGACTTCACATACAATAATATTTTGAGAAGAAGATTGTTTATTGAGGCTTTAAAAGAAGTCGGTGAGTATTCAGATGAAAAAGGAATTGAAATAAAAAAGGCAGCTATAAGACTAGCTGCACTTTTAGAACAGCATGATATTGTGGAATCAGAGATATCCCTTAAAGAAGCGTGGAAGACAATACTTTATGAAATTTCCAGCAATGATAGAAATAGCTTGGAAAATCTAGGTCTAGTGTCTTTTGAATACCAAGGATTTGTTGCTCCTCAAATAGGCTTTTATAAAGGGGAAGAAGTCCAAGCCATTCAAAGAGTATTAGCAAATAGCTTTAAGCGAGATTGTATGTTTGACTTTCCCCTTGCTAAAGAAATGCTAAAATCCGATAAAGAATATTACACATACAAAGGCCTCGAATGTACCATGTCATTAACGAAAATAGACAAGAAAAACAACTACTGTAAATCATGGATATCAAACAAGAATTCAAACATTAGAATAAATTATGTTGAAAAAACTACAGGAAATAACAAAAAAGAGATCAATAATTTCTTAGAAGGCGTATGGCAAAGAATCTTTTTGCAACAAAATCAGTTCTATGGAGGCCTAGTAGCAAAAAGGCCAAACGAGTATATAATGGACATCAGTAAATTTAAAATCCGCACCCCATTTACACATAAAATGCAGTGGTATATCTGTGATAAATGTGGCAAAATTACTGTCAACAATATAAAAAACATTTGTTTAGCCTACAGGTGTGAAGGGAAATTAACACTCTGTGATTTTGAAAATGAATTTGCTAACAATCATTATAGAAAACAATATTTAGAACTAGATATTTTCCCGATGAAAGTAAAAGAACATACCGCACAGCTTAGTCCAGAGAGTGCAAAAAAATACCAAGAGATGTTTGTAAAGAAAGATATCAATGTACTAAGCTGCTCTACAACATTTGAAATGGGCGTAGATGTTGGGGAACTAGAAACAGTATTCATGAAAAACATGCCACCTACTCCAGCAAACTATGCACAACGGGCTGGTCGTGCTGGTAGAAGGAAAGATTCAGTGGCATACTCCTTGACATTTTGTAGGCTGTCTTCCCATGACTTAACATACTTCAATTCACCCATAAAGATGATAAGAGGAAAGATATATCCCCCTAAATTCAAGACTGAAAATGAAAAAATAGTAAAAAGACATATTAATGCAGCTATCTTAGCAGCCTTTTGGAGAGCCAATACAGAGCTATTTAAAGATGTAGGAACTTTTTTTGATGACGACACTTACACTTGCTTGCTAGACTTTATAAAGAACCTTCCCGAACTTGTCAAAGACTATATCGAAAAATTTGTACCTAAAGAAGTAGTAAAACAAGTAAAGCTGTGGATAGAAGATCTGGTACATGAAGACGGAATTTTAAACAAAGAATACTTGGTTTATAAAAATGAACTAAAGGAACTACATGACCTAAAAATAGAAGCATTAAGCAAATCAAGTGCTGGTGAATCCATGGGGGACTATATTAAAAGAATAGACTTTTATGTAGAAAAAATAAAAGCTGAAAATATATTGGCATTCCTGTCAAAGAAGAACATTATTCCAAAATATGGATTCCCTGTAGATACTGTTGAGCTGGTAACATCATTTGATAAAGGGTCATTAGCGACTAACTATACGAAAACATCAAAACTAAGGCTACAAAGAGATTTAATGATAGCAATTTCTGAATATGCACCTGGATCTGAAGTAATAGCGGACGGTGACATGTATACAAGTCAATACATCAAAAGGCCAACAGGCCAAAGTAAAGTTTGGCATCAATACGATTTTGGAATATGTCCTGATAAAAAATGTGGCCACCTGAACATAAAAAGGCATATTGCCGAACAAAAAGAGAAATATCTCCAGGATTGTGAAATTTGCAGTGAAAAGGTATATAAAGATAATACCTTTATAATCCCAGAATACGGATTTATCATTAGTCCTAAAGTAGATAAATCAACAACTAAAAAACCAAAGAAAACATACAGAGGCGAGATTTTCTATGTAGGGGATAAAGAAGAAATAATCGAAAATGAGAACAAAGAAATAAAAATAAATAATACTATCATAAAAATCAAATCCACGTCCAATGATGAACTAGTTGTAATAAATACATCTGACTTTTATGTGTGCGATACATGCGGATACGCTAAAGTGGACGAAAAATTTAAAGAGGAGTTCACTAATGACAAAGCAGGTCACAAAAATCCTTACGGAAAACCTTGCAATACCAAAAGGCTATCAAAAAGAACACTAGGTCACAAGTTTAAAACAGATGTAGCCTATATATCAGTAAGAAAATTTCTAGATAAGGAAAAAGCTTTAGCAGTGGTATATTGCCTTCTAGAGGGTATTAGTCAATACCTAGGAATAGAAAGAAATGACATATCAGGAACCCTACATTACAATAAACTTGACTCAGGTAACTGGGAAACGAATTTCATACTTTTTGATACAGTACCAGGTGGAGCAGGTCATGTCAGAAGGATAGGCGAGGCTGACAACATCAAAATAGAAAGAATGCTAAAGAAATCCCTAGAAGTAGTGAAACAGTGCAATTGTGGAGAAGATAGTAACGGAGACTCATCATGCTACAGCTGTCTTTGTAATTACTATAACCAAAAACATCATGATATTATAAAAAGAAAATATGCTATTGAATTTTTAGAGGAATTGCTTGGGTAAGGAGAATTCTGCTAGCACTCGTTATTCAAGAGAAAGAAGCAAATGTACCTGATGTCATAACGCAGGAAGAATTCAGAAGAGCTTCCTGTAAAAGCCCTTAAAGTTAATTTCTATGGAAATAAATCAAAGGTATAATACGAATTTAATTTGTAAAATCGATAAAAATATACCCTGAAGTGTCATTCGGGGTATATTTTATATTATGAGTATAATTTTTAAATAACTATTGGGTATACCATTATATCATTTATGGTTTTAAAAAACCATTGACATTATCGATTGCGTGGTTTATAATAACCATATAATAAATAATGCCTATGAGGAGGGCCTAAGTTGGATAAAAAAATGTATGAAAATCTAAAACATAAGAATTATAATGAAGCTGTGAATGACTTTACGACTATTCTTAGAGAAAAATTATCTACAGAGGATTCTATGCCTATTGTGGTAGCTGCTTCCACACTTGCACTAGTGATGAAGGAACGAGAGACTGAATCGGAGACCATTAGTTATGTAGAAAAGTTCATTGATGATGAAACTACACTATCTTTCTTGAGAAAAGTTCAAAAAGACTATGGCAACCGGATCAAAGACTATTCTAAAAAATATGATAGTGACACTTTGAGAGCTGCTGCACTATTTTCAGAAACTAAACGATTTTCTGAAGGAGATATAAGTTCTACTCCAGAGGGGATATCAAATCTAGCTATATCTTTGCTATCTCTTACGAAAGATGATGTTATGCTAGACCTTGGATCTGGTGTAGCTTCATTCTCAATTCAAGCGGCTGTGAAATCCAATTGTGATATGCTGTATGGAGTTGAAATTAATACTAACAATGTGATAATTGCAAATTTACGCCGGTTTATAACTGGCCTACCTATAAAAATTATTCAAGGTAACATCGTTAGTCAAGATTATAGTGACTTATCCGCCAATAAAGTATTCTCAAATTTCCCATTAGGAATGAGGTTTTCTGCCTTAGAAAAGTATATAGTGAAAAATTCGAAACTCAAAAAGTATTTTAAAGAAGCAAAGAGAACAGTGTCCGGCGATTGGGTATTTGGGATGGCTTCATATCTCAACACGAAAATGCCTGGTAAAGCAGTTGCATTAATGTCCAATGCAGGAACTTGGAATAAACCAGATGAACAATTTAGAAAAAACTTAGTAGAAGGCGGTTTCGTTGAGGGTGTAATTCTACTACCTCCTCGACTTCTATCATCAACTGGGATTCCTCTGACGATGATAGTACTTAGTGAAAATAATAAAGAGATAAAAATGGTTGATGCCACTGAAATATTCACAGCAGGCCGTAGACAAAATTCGTTAGAACCAAATGATGTAGAAACCATTATAAACGCATATCATAACAATACGAAAATTAGCAAAAGATTAAAAAATAATGAAGTTGCTCAGCAAGAGTTTATTCTAAATCCCCAAAGATATATAGGTACAGATAGTGGCTTAGTAGACGGCATCCCTTTGGGAGACCTAACCAAAGCAATTAATCGTGGGGCAATGATTAAATCAAATGAATTAGATGAACTTGTTAGTACAGAAGAAACAAACTATCATTATTTAATGTTACAGAATATCCAAGATGGTGTTGTCGACTCAAACCTACCTAGTTTACAAACTATAGATAAGAAGTATGAAAAGTACTGTATCAATGATAAAAATCTAATTATTTCTAAAATTTCTCCATTCAAAGTAGCGATGGCGCATGTTAATGAAGAACAAGTTATTCTTGCTAATGGAAATTTATATTTTATTGAACTAGATGAACAAAAGGTTAACCCTATTTTCGTTCAAGTTTTTTTGCAAAGTGAAATCGGGATGGCGCAACTTAATCGATTTGCTAAGGGTGCAGCTATGAAAAATATTAGCATTCAAGATTTGAAAATGATTGAAATTCCTAATATTCCAAGAGAAAAGCAAGACTTGATTGCAGAAGAATACGAGAATCTTGAAGATGAATTATTAGTTTTACAGAGGCAAACTGATATTATTCGAGATAGGAAGTCAAAATTGCTTGAGGAGGTGATTTAATGAAAATCACCAATGAAAAACTTCTTGATATTTATAACCGAGGCTTCCTACCGGCTTCATAAAGAAATAAAAAACGCCTACAAAAGTGGTAATATTGAAGATTACTTATCCAGTGTTTGAATGATTGATCTCTTTCCTTGTGAAGAAGAATCTACCCTTTACGATACTTATCCAGACGGCAAAATCTTGATAGTTGGGGATTCGAAAATTAAGGAAAATGATATTTATGGTTGCCTGAAAGAATATGGCATAACGAAAGAAAGAGTAGAGCTACACCTTGGTTATGATGAGGTAAAGAGCTTATCGTTCAATAAAATACAATATAATCCTAATTGGCTGATACTTGTAGGCCCAGTGCCCCATTCAGGAAAAGGGAAGCAGGACAAATCAAGCATTATCACTCAAATAGAGAATACAGATGGTTATCCTAAGGTTATCCGCTTATCTGCTGGGCATGGATTAAAACTTGCAAAAGCAAGCATTACAAAAGCAGTAAGCTATGAAATTCAAAGAGGGTACCTTGCTGTATAGGACAATTTAACATAATTAATTCTAACATTGCTCCAATATTTGCTGGTCTTAAAAAAAATTCTATGTGACATACATATGCCTCATAAGACGGATATATTTTTACAGTGAAATATGAAGGTTAATAGACTACTAATGTTGAACATTATACAAGGATAGAAAATACTACAAAATTTATTCAACCAAGAACTCGATAAAAAATAAATGGGGGTTATGATTTATGAACACAATGTCACACAACCAAATTGTCAGTTTTATCTGGGGGATCGCAGACGATTGCCTTAGAGATGTATATGTAAGGGGAAAGTACAGAGATGTTATTTTGCCTATGACTGTTATAAGGCGTCTTGATGCTGTACTAGAAGAAACTAAAGAGTCAGTACTTGAAATGAAGAAAAGACTCGATGAGATGAACATTTTAAATCAGACTGATGCCCTTTGTAGTGCTTCAGGGCAAGCTTTTTATAACAGTTCACCTTTTGTTCTTAAAGACTTAAAATCGAGGGTAAAAAACCAGCAGCTTAGGGCGGACTTTATTGAGTACTTAGATGGATTTTCCCCAAATGTACAGGAAATTCTTGAGAAATTTAAATTTAGAAACCAAATAGACACCATGATTGAAGCCGATATACTTGGTGCGGTTATCGAAAAGTTCGTTTCACCAACCATTAACTTAAGTCCAAAACCAGTCCTTAATGATCAGGGTGAGGTTAGATTATCTGGCTTAGATAACCATACAATGGGTGTGATTTTCGAGGAGTTAATTCGTAAATTCAATGAAGAGAACAACGAGGAAGCTGGGGAACACTTTACACCACGGGATGTTGTGGAACTTATGGCAGATGTTATCTTTATGCCTATTAAAGACAAGATAACGGACGGAACATATCTATGTTATGACGGTGCCAGCGGTACAGGTGGTATGCTAACGATAGCTGATGAAAGGCTAACTCACCTAGCAGAGAAAAATAACATACAAGTATCAATACATTTATATGGGCAAGAGATTAACCCAGAAACCTACGCCATCGCTAAAGCAGATTTACTGTTAAAAGGGGATGGAACGGAAGCTGAGAATATTAAATATGGTTCAACACTATCTAATGACGGAAATGCTACTATGGAATTTGACTTTATGTTGTCAAACCCTCCTTACGGTAAGTCATGGAAAACCGATGCAGAAAGGCTTGGGGGTAAAAGTGACATAACGGACCCAAGATTTATAGTTAATTTTAAAGATGAACCTGAGTTTAAAATGATACCAAGGGTAAATGATGGACAAATGCTTTTCCTAGCAAACAATATTGCTAAAATGAAGCATAGCACCGAACTGGGAAGTAGAATAGCAGAAGTTCACAATGGTTCTTCAATTTTCACTGGCGATGCAGGTCAAGGTGAAAGTAATCTCAGAAGATACATCATAGAAAGTGACTATCTAGAAGCCATCATCGCACTACCGGAAAATATGTTTTACAATACCGGAATAGCAACCTACATATGGGTTCTTTCCAACAGAAAAGAAGAGAAAAGAAAAGGTAAAGTCCAACTTATTGACGCAACAAGTCTAAAGTCTCCTCTAAGGAAAAACTTAGGAGATAAAAATTGTGAATTAACGAAAGAGATTAGAAAACAGATAATGGACATCTACCTAAGGTTTGAGGAAAATGAGTATAGCAAAATATTCAACAATGAAGAGTTTGGATATTGGAAGATAACTGTAAATAGGCCGTTGAGATTGAAGGTTGAAATAACTCACGAAAAACTAGATAAATTTAAGCAATTTGCAGATAAGGCTAAAGATAAAGTAGTTTATGATATAA comes from Alkalicella caledoniensis and encodes:
- the istA gene encoding IS21 family transposase, which translates into the protein MITLMNKQEIILSNLRDGVSQWEIHRRTGIDRKTIRKYIREYEAKKAELVGNEIEDTTLIEDLVSPPKYKARKPVKRKLTDEIIGEINNYLKENEEKQNTGRRKQQKKKIDIFECLSEKGYDISYSTVCSYIRKVEKESKEAYIRQEYSYGDSTEFDWGYVKLIIGGKPKTFQMGAFANAMGNHRYAHLYHNQKMESFLDVHVRFFKKMNGVHRTVVYDNMKVAVKSFAAKNEKEPTDDLLKLSLYYGFRYRFCNIAKGNEKGRVERSVEYIRRKAFSKRDTFDSLEEANEYLEKELDKLNSKPTKANGGKSPREVLEEEQKHLLSLMPDYDTARTAEYRVSKYSTISIDENKYSVPDHLVGKFVFVKIYPHQIQIYYDQQKIAEHKRSYGNFTWTLNIEHYVNTIKKKPGSLHSSAAIRQMDTKLQKIYHNYYTENPREFIELLEIIGEKGLYPTLKIIERLERISITSVSTEKIKLLINREEEPQTKIIERTTDIIANSKFILNHYGKLLGNNQAAFQKEATII
- the istB gene encoding IS21-like element helper ATPase IstB, whose amino-acid sequence is MMQKETIKRINELCKELKLPGTSKDYQERIDEAYRGSLSYEDFLIDLLEKEYDLRKENGRKNRIRNAKFPYKKYLEDLSIKDLPADAGEKVKIFSTLKFIETGQNIILAGNPGTGKSHMAIGLGIKACNAGYKVLFTTIPLLVNELKECRSQKTLRSFENRFEKYDLIIADELGYISFDKEASELLFTYLSLRAGRKSTIITTNLSFDRWEEIFKDPVMTAAMVDRLTHKSYIVNMNGNSYRLKETQDWLNQQ
- a CDS encoding DEAD/DEAH box helicase, whose protein sequence is MGLNPISASDSIVKKYLRYMETTFFINDKDYMKQFKKHISKPEHFAKGPYLDFSDSFELGKSINDLMAEGILSEEFQKLYINEPKLLSRSLYKHQELAIRKITDELNLVVSTGTGSGKTESFLLPIVNHLMKEKDDNNLSAGVRALVVYPMNALANDQMKRMRELFAAYPDITFGAYTGETEKDDVKGKAKYMALNNGQQPLPNEKISRNQMKDSPPQILITNYAMLEYLLLRPQDNVFFHGPHSDKWKYIVLDEAHTYTGATGIEVSMLLRRLKNTLSNNNKIKFILTSATLGDEDDNQEICDFASQLCAGAKFDTESIVRAFRYSYFNSKGSKKYPSEIYLELNNLIEENASLEKYKETITKFDSEFTSKSETVPNFLYDFIVQDNLYYEARRVLVNEPATLRNISNELSIKETELVAFVTVASKAEKDNIMLLDARYHMFVRALEGAYLTLGCHKDLSIIPREKTYVNGQEHKNYKISVCRYCGQIYIEATIEGSFLTQKKENEATEKNNFFMLIDGQNHESTDEDIIDTEEEQIYNLCGKCGKIEKANVLRSQMCHCGQAHVVKVKEPIDKKKTLKKCMSCGLQDTQGSVLRGFYLGQEAAASVIGSSLYEEIPSIHVEVLEQTHHYEDDFFGSLTSSTVSVKDVINKPTAKQLLVFSDSRQEAAYFASYFDFTYNNILRRRLFIEALKEVGEYSDEKGIEIKKAAIRLAALLEQHDIVESEISLKEAWKTILYEISSNDRNSLENLGLVSFEYQGFVAPQIGFYKGEEVQAIQRVLANSFKRDCMFDFPLAKEMLKSDKEYYTYKGLECTMSLTKIDKKNNYCKSWISNKNSNIRINYVEKTTGNNKKEINNFLEGVWQRIFLQQNQFYGGLVAKRPNEYIMDISKFKIRTPFTHKMQWYICDKCGKITVNNIKNICLAYRCEGKLTLCDFENEFANNHYRKQYLELDIFPMKVKEHTAQLSPESAKKYQEMFVKKDINVLSCSTTFEMGVDVGELETVFMKNMPPTPANYAQRAGRAGRRKDSVAYSLTFCRLSSHDLTYFNSPIKMIRGKIYPPKFKTENEKIVKRHINAAILAAFWRANTELFKDVGTFFDDDTYTCLLDFIKNLPELVKDYIEKFVPKEVVKQVKLWIEDLVHEDGILNKEYLVYKNELKELHDLKIEALSKSSAGESMGDYIKRIDFYVEKIKAENILAFLSKKNIIPKYGFPVDTVELVTSFDKGSLATNYTKTSKLRLQRDLMIAISEYAPGSEVIADGDMYTSQYIKRPTGQSKVWHQYDFGICPDKKCGHLNIKRHIAEQKEKYLQDCEICSEKVYKDNTFIIPEYGFIISPKVDKSTTKKPKKTYRGEIFYVGDKEEIIENENKEIKINNTIIKIKSTSNDELVVINTSDFYVCDTCGYAKVDEKFKEEFTNDKAGHKNPYGKPCNTKRLSKRTLGHKFKTDVAYISVRKFLDKEKALAVVYCLLEGISQYLGIERNDISGTLHYNKLDSGNWETNFILFDTVPGGAGHVRRIGEADNIKIERMLKKSLEVVKQCNCGEDSNGDSSCYSCLCNYYNQKHHDIIKRKYAIEFLEELLG